Part of the Paenibacillus aurantius genome, CTTTCTGGACTCCCGCCTCATATACTGTGGGCAATCGGGATAAGAAGGAAAGGATGATGAGCGTGTACAGACAGCTGCCATACCAGCCAGGCGCCTACGGCCCCGGCATGTTCCCCGGCGGGGGCTTTGGACCGGGAGGAGGGTTCGGACCCGGTGGAGGCTTTGGGCCGGGAGGGGTTCCCGGGCAGCCTTTCCCGGGGGGACCACAGGCGGGAGGGCCTCCCGCGGCTCCGCCTCCGGCTTTCATTCCGCCGAAGCCGCTCGGCGGTCCCTCGGCCCTCGCGGTAGACCCGGGAGCCATCTCGCGCTGCCTTTTCCGTTACACCTACATTTGGCAGCGCAACGGCTTCTCGTACTGGGCCTACCTTACGTTCGTCGGGAGGAGATCCGTGGCCGGCTTCCGCTGGGTCGGATTCTGGCAGTATTTCGGCATCGATACCCGGCAGATCGAGCAGTTTACCTGCTTCTGACAAACGGGGGAAGGCAGGCGGGGCTCCCCTGCCCGGGTTCCCCCGGCGGAACAGGAACCCGTTCGGCCACGGCCGCAAGAAGAAGAACCCGGACCGAGAAAGGTCCGGGTTCTT contains:
- a CDS encoding collagen-like protein, translating into MSVYRQLPYQPGAYGPGMFPGGGFGPGGGFGPGGGFGPGGVPGQPFPGGPQAGGPPAAPPPAFIPPKPLGGPSALAVDPGAISRCLFRYTYIWQRNGFSYWAYLTFVGRRSVAGFRWVGFWQYFGIDTRQIEQFTCF